In Thunnus maccoyii chromosome 3, fThuMac1.1, whole genome shotgun sequence, the following proteins share a genomic window:
- the LOC121894130 gene encoding leucine-rich repeat neuronal protein 1-like, with translation MALSSLPWPPLIWLCMGLLLSFLSPVHGKECPHLCVCEIRPWFTPQSTYKEATTVDCNDLRLTHIPTNLSTDTQVLLLQSNAISHTSGELEALFNLTELDLSQNNFSTVEAVGLTSMNHLTTLHLEENQITQLPDHCLGNLSNLQELYINHNHISSISPRAFAGLRSLLRLHLNSNKLHVIDSRWFEETPNLEILMIGENPVIGLLDMNFKPLRSLRSLVLAGMDLTDVPGNAFVGLDNLESISFYDNKLVRIPQLALQKVPNLKFLDLNKNPVHKIQEGDFRNMVHLKELGINNMMELVSFDRYALDNLPELTKLEATNNPKLSYVHRLAFRDMPSLESLMLNNNALTALYQHTVEVLPNLREISLHSNPLRCDCVIQWMSSNRTTVRFMEPLAMMCTSPPELRGQLVRELRLLESPEQCIPLISHDTFPSHLNLELGMSVSLDCRAMSEPEPEIYWVTPLGTKITIDTMSERYHVSSEGTLRLSHVQVEDSGRYTCVAQNTEGADTRVATVRVNGTLLDTAQVMKIYVKQTESHSILVSWKVNSNVMSSNLKWASATMKIDNPHITYTARVPVDVHEYNLTHLQPATEYEVCLTVSNIHLQTHKSCVNVTTRGATFALNLSDQHPSAAVLAVMATMLAFLSLATVGIYMARRWKRKNYHHSLKKYMLKTSSIPLNELYPPLINLWEADGEKDKDGSTEGKPSPVDTTRSYYMW, from the coding sequence ATGGCGCTCAGCTCTCTGCCCTGGCCTCCTCTAATCTGGCTGTGCATGGGGTTGCTTCTGTCCTTTCTGTCACCGGTACATGGCAAAGAATGTCCTCATTTGTGCGTATGTGAGATCCGCCCTTGGTTCACCCCCCAGTCGACCTACAAAGAGGCAACTACAGTGGACTGCAATGACTTGAGGCTGACACACATCCCTACCAACCTTTCCACAGACACCCAGGTGTTGTTGCTCCAAAGTAACGCCATCTCTCACACCAGTGGGGAGCTAGAGGCACTGTTCAACTTGACAGAGTTGGACCTATCCCAGAACAACTTCAGCACTGTGGAAGCTGTGGGCCTCACAAGCATGAACCACCTTACCACTCTGCATCTAGAGGAGAACCAGATCACCCAGCTGCCAGACCACTGCCTGGGAAACCTCTCCAACCTCCAGGAGCTCTACATCAATCACAACCACATAAGCTCCATCTCCCCTCGGGCATTTGCAGGCCTGCGCAGCCTGCTGCGCCTTCACCTTAACTCCAACAAACTCCATGTCATAGACAGCCGCTGGTTTGAAGAAACACCAAACCTTGAGATCCTCATGATTGGAGAGAACCCTGTCATTGGCCTTCTAGACATGAACTTTAAGCCTCTAAGAAGCCTGAGGAGCCTGGTTCTGGCTGGCATGGATCTCACTGATGTTCCAGGCAATGCATTTGTAGGTTTGGATAACCTAGAAAGCATTTCTTTCTATGACAACAAACTGGTCAGAATCCCTCAACTGGCCCTTCAGAAAGTTCCCAATCTGAAATTCTTGGATTTAAACAAAAATCCAGTTCACAAAATCCAGGAAGGAGACTTCAGGAACATGGTACATCTCAAGGAATTGGGTATCAACAATATGATGGAACTAGTGTCTTTTGATCGCTATGCTCTGGACAACCTACCAGAACTGACAAAGCTGGAGGCCACCAACAATCCTAAACTGTCTTATGTCCATAGGTTGGCCTTCAGGGACATGCCCTCCCTAGAGAGCCTGATGCTCAACAATAATGCCCTCACTGCCCTTTACCAGCACACTGTGGAGGTGTTGCCTAATCTACGGGAGATCAGTCTGCACAGCAACCCATTGCGCTGTGACTGTGTCATTCAGTGGATGAGTTCCAACAGGACCACTGTGCGTTTCATGGAGCCCTTGGCCATGATGTGCACATCCCCACCAGAACTCAGGGGCCAGCTAGTTCGAGAGCTGAGGCTGCTCGAGTCACCAGAGCAGTGCATCCCCCTGATATCCCATGATACCTTCCCCAGCCACTTGAACCTCGAGCTGGGCATGAGTGTCAGTCTTGACTGCCGAGCCATGTCTGAGCCAGAGCCTGAGATCTACTGGGTGACTCCTCTTGGGACCAAAATCACCATAGACACTATGTCAGAGCGGTACCACGTGAGCAGTGAGGGGACCCTGCGGTTGTCCCATGTGCAAGTGGAAGATTCTGGTCGTTACACCTGTGTAGCACAGAACACAGAAGGTGCGGACACACGGGTCGCCACAGTCCGTGTAAATGGGACCCTACTTGACACCGCCCAGGTGATGAAAATCTATGTCAAGCAGACTGAGTCTCACTCCATCCTGGTCTCCTGGAAAGTCAACTCAAACGTCATGTCTTCTAATCTGAAGTGGGCCTCAGCCACCATGAAGATTGACAACCCCCACATCACCTATACGGCACGCGTCCCTGTCGATGTTCATGAGTACAACCTTACACATCTTCAACCGGCCACAGAGTATGAGGTATGCCTCACAGTCTCCAACAtccacctgcagacacacaagtCTTGCGTTAATGTGACAACACGTGGTGCTACCTTTGCCCTGAACCTATCAGACCAGCACCCAAGTGCTGCTGTTCTGGCTGTCATGGCGACCATGCTGGCCTTCCTCAGTCTGGCCACTGTGGGTATTTACATGGCTCGCagatggaagagaaaaaacTACCACCATTCCTTGAAGAAATACATGCTTAAGACCTCCTCCATCCCCCTGAATGAACTTTACCCGCCGCTCATCAACCTGTGGGAGGCTGACGGTGAAAAGGACAAAGATGGCAGCACAGAGGGAAAGCCCTCTCCTGTTGACACCACACGTAGCTATTACATGTGGTGA
- the sumf1 gene encoding formylglycine-generating enzyme codes for MLRCLALLFIFGCVNKVLCSYGAQSESAAPQGAAGCGCDKLKRTAAVDGAVEQTASLHTDAAVKYSRGANERLSEAQENERELQSQMVLISGGEFLMGTDNPGIPPDGEGPQRPVHLDSFYMDIQEVTNRQFQRFVKATDYVTEAEKFGDSFVFEGILSETVKSQITQAVAAAPWWLPVKGANWRHPEGPDSNITDKLDHPVLHVSWADAVAYCSWANKRLPTEAEWEYACRGGLKDRLYPWGNRLNPKGQHYANLWQGDFPNHNSGEDGYIKTSPVMSFPANGFGLYDMVGNAWEWTSDWWTVHHTTEQQDNPKGPPSGTDKVKKGGSYMCHKSYCYRYRCAARSQNTPDSSASNLGFRCVSQEQQ; via the exons ATGTTGCGCTGTCTGGCTTTGTTGTTCATTTTTGGCTGCGTGAACAAAGTGTTGTGTTCATACGGGGCTCAGTCGGAATCCGCCGCCCCGCAGGGAGCAGCGGGCTGCGGCTGCGACAAGCTGAAGAGAACCGCTGCTGTGGACGGTGCGGTGGAGCAGACAGCATCCTTACACACAGACGCAGCTGTTAAATACTCCAGAGGCGCGAATGAGAGGCTGTCTGAGGCTCAGGAAAATGAGAGGGAATTACAAAGTCAG ATGGTGCTGATTTCTGGAGGAGAGTTCCTGATGGGAACAGACAACCCAGGCATCCCTCCAGATGGCGAGGGTCCTCAGAGGCCGGTCCATTTGGACTCCTTCTACATGGACATCCAGGAAGTAACTAACCGACAGTTCCAGAGGTTCGTCAAGGCCACAGACTACGTTACTGAG GCAGAGAAATTTGGAGACTCATTTGTTTTCGAGGGAATTTTGAGTGAGACTGTCAAAAGCCAAATCACCCAAGCA GTGGCtgctgccccctggtggctgccAGTCAAAGGGGCCAACTGGAGGCACCCTGAGGGTCCAGACTCCAACATCACAGACAA GCTGGACCATCCTGTTCTACATGTGTCCTGGGCAGATGCTGTCGCCTACTGCTCCTGGGCTAACAAGAGACTTCCTACAGAGGCTGAATGGGAGTACGCCTGCAGGGGGGGCCTGAAAGACAG ACTTTACCCCTGGGGAAACCGGTTGAACCCAAAAGGACAACACTATGCCAACCTCTGGCAGGGGGATTTCCCCAACCATAACTCTGGGGAAGATGGATACATTAAAACCTCACCg GTGATGTCCTTTCCCGCCAATGGTTTTGGTCTATATGACATGGTGGGGAATGCATGGGAGTGGACCTCAGACTGGTGGACTGTGCATCACACCACAGAGCAGCAAGACAACCCA AAAGGTCCTCCTTCAGGCACAGACAAGGTGAAGAAGGGAGGGTCATACATGTGCCACAAG TCATACTGTTACAGGTACCGATGTGCGGCCCGAAGCCAGAACACTCCAGACAGCTCAGCCTCTAATCTTGGTTTTCGCTGTGTCTCTCAGGAGCAACAATGA